The following nucleotide sequence is from Halorussus caseinilyticus.
GTGGACGAACGTTTGGCGTCCCGCGAGCATCTTGACGTGGCGCAGGTCGTGTTCCTCACACTCCTCGTCTAAGATGAGGGGCTTGCCCGTGTTCGGAAGCGGCAGGGTGTACTCACAATCGGGGTAGCCGTCGCATCCGACGAAGTACGACCCGTTTCGGCTCTGGCGGACCAGCAGTTCGTGGTCGGACTCGGGACACGGCCCGAGGGTCTTGTCGGCCTTCAGCGACTCCTGTAGCAGGTCACCGACCTCCTCGCGGGAGTCGCGCAACTCGTCGAACACCTGCTGGAGGTACTCGCGGGACTCGTCGGCCACCTCGCTCAGGTCGGCCTCGCCCTCCGCGATGGCGGTCATGTCCTCCTCCAACTCGCGGGTCATCTCCTCGCTGACCACCAAATCGGCGAACTTCTCGGCGGCCGTCACCACGGCCTTCGCCAACTGGGTGGGTCGCGGCGGGTCGCCCTCGACGTAGCCGCGGTCGTAGAGCTTCTCTATGGTATTATGTCTCGTGCTTTTGGTCCCCACACCCAACTGCTCCATGGTCTCGATGAGCCGCGACTGGCCGTAGCGCCGGGGCGGTTGGGTCTGCTTGTCCTCGATGCGGGCGTCCGTGACCGTCAACTCCTCGCCCTCGGCCACGTCGGGGACGTAGTTCTCGGAGGTGTTATAGTAGGGGTAGACCGCGTGGTAGCCCTCCTCGACGAGGCGCTTGCCGTTGGACTTCAGCGTGTGGTCGCCGATGGCCGTGACCACCTTGAGGTGTTCCCACGTCGCGGACTCGGCGACGGTGGCGAAAAAGCGCCGGACGACGAGTTCGTAAATCTCCCACTCGTCGTCGCTCAACTCGCCTTTCGTCGGCACGTCCTCGGTCGGGTGAATCGGCGGGTGGTCGGTGGTCTCCTCGTCGCCCTCGGTGGGTTCAAGGTCGTCTAACTCCAGCAGGTCGTCGGCGTCGTCGCCGAAGTGGTAGTTGCCAGAGAACGTGTCGAGCAACTCCTCGGGGTCCAAGTCGTCGGGGTAGACCGTGTTGTCGGTCCGGGGATAGGTCATGTACCCCGCGGTGTAGAGGTCCTCGGCGATGCTCATCGCCTGCTGTGCGGAGTAGCCCAGACTCCCCGCGGCCCGGATGAACTGCGTGGTGTTGAACGGCGCGGGTGGGTCGTCGGTCCGGGTGCGCCGGTTGACGCGTTCGACCACGGCCCCGGTCGCGGATTCGAGCGCTTCGAACACCGACTCGGCGGTCTCCTCGTCCCAGACGCGTTCGGCCTCGTTACCGTCCTCGTCGCGGTAGAAGTACTGGGCTTCGAACTCCGCCGTCTCGCCGTCGTCGTCCTTCAGCAGGTCGGCGAACAGCTCCCAGTAGTCCTCGGGGTCGAACGCCTCGATTTCGCGCTCGCGGTCCACGATGAGTTTCAGCGTCGGGGACTGAACCCGACCTACTGAAATGAAGTCGTCGCCCAACTGCCGGGCCGAAAGCGAGAGGAATCGGGTCAGGGCCGCGCCCCAGATGAGGTCGATTTCCTGTCTGGCCTCGCCCGCGGCGGCCAAGTCGAAGTCGAGTTCGTCGGGGTTCTCGAAGGCGTCTTTGACTTCGTTTTCGGTAATCGAGGAGAACCGGACCCGGCGAATCGGCACGTCGTCGTTGACCTCGCGGACGAGTTCCCACGCCTCCTTGCCGATGAGTTCGCCCTCGCGGTCGTAGTCGGTCGCAATCGTCACTCGGTCGGCCTTCCGCGCGAGGACGCGCAGAGTGCTGACGATGTTCTCCTTGGTGGCTTTCTTCTCGATGGGCGCGTCGATGAGTTCGACCGGTTCCACGTCGCGCCAGTCGTTGTACT
It contains:
- a CDS encoding DNA topoisomerase I gives rise to the protein MELIITEKDNAARRIAAILSGESADAERKNGVNVYKWGGRRCIGLSGHVVGVDFPDEYNDWRDVEPVELIDAPIEKKATKENIVSTLRVLARKADRVTIATDYDREGELIGKEAWELVREVNDDVPIRRVRFSSITENEVKDAFENPDELDFDLAAAGEARQEIDLIWGAALTRFLSLSARQLGDDFISVGRVQSPTLKLIVDREREIEAFDPEDYWELFADLLKDDDGETAEFEAQYFYRDEDGNEAERVWDEETAESVFEALESATGAVVERVNRRTRTDDPPAPFNTTQFIRAAGSLGYSAQQAMSIAEDLYTAGYMTYPRTDNTVYPDDLDPEELLDTFSGNYHFGDDADDLLELDDLEPTEGDEETTDHPPIHPTEDVPTKGELSDDEWEIYELVVRRFFATVAESATWEHLKVVTAIGDHTLKSNGKRLVEEGYHAVYPYYNTSENYVPDVAEGEELTVTDARIEDKQTQPPRRYGQSRLIETMEQLGVGTKSTRHNTIEKLYDRGYVEGDPPRPTQLAKAVVTAAEKFADLVVSEEMTRELEEDMTAIAEGEADLSEVADESREYLQQVFDELRDSREEVGDLLQESLKADKTLGPCPESDHELLVRQSRNGSYFVGCDGYPDCEYTLPLPNTGKPLILDEECEEHDLRHVKMLAGRQTFVHGCPLCKAEEAEEQEDEVIGVCPECGEEEGGKLAIKHLQNGSRLVGCTRYPDCDYSLPLPRRGDIEVTDERCEEHDLPELVVHSGDEPWELGCPICNYREFKARESESGSDLESLDGIGSKTAEKLSDAGIESIEDLKEAEVETVASEVQGVSEDRLRGWQAKAD